In Alteromonas sp. RKMC-009, the genomic stretch AGGAACACACTTTCCAGCTTCGGATTCAGGCGGCGGTTCATATTCGCCAGTTGAAATTCGTACTCGAAGTCCGACACCGCCCGCAAACCACGGATGAGTATCGTAGCATTAATCTCATCAGCAAACGCGGCGAGGAGTCCGGTAAAGCCACGCACTTCTACGTTAGGTAAGTCTCTGGTGACTTCACGAATCATCTCCACCCGTTCTTCCAGCGAGAAAAGTGGCTTTTTGCTGGGGTTTGACGCAATAGCCACAATGACATGTGAAAACATTTGGGAAGCACGCTCGATTAAATCTGCATGCCCGTTTGTTATCGGGTCAAAAGTGCCCGGGTAAATGGCTCGTGTGTGCATAGTGTGTCTTCTTTTCTGTAGAGATAACGAAATTACCTGTCTGCGGGCTGAGTTTCAATCACACAGATTGCAAGCCCTCAAGAAAGGCATTCCAGTCGCTTTGCTGCCAGTGAAATCCGGCATGCTTATTTTTTTCTTTAACCAGTGAGCGTAAAAAACGCGCCACGTTTCGGGTTTTCCATTTATCGCCGGCGCGGAAGTCACAGCGATCAAAATCAATGATCCAGATTTCTTCCCGACTATCTATCATCACATTTCTCACATTCAAATCGTGATGGTACACACCGGCACGGTGCATTCTGGCTACGGCAACACCTGTGGCGAACCATCTGTCTTCCGGTAACGGTTGGCGGCATAGCACAGCATGCAGATCCTGACTCTCAGGAATCATTGCGGTAATTAAATCCCCACGGTATACCAGACCACTGCGCTGTACATGTGCGGCCACCGGGCGGGGGACGTTCAAACCCTGGTCACGCATGGCTGACAGCAAACGAAGTTCTTTAAAGGGACGTGTTGCCTCAAGTCCGCCAAACACATACTGGTCGTCAAGCAACTTGCCCGGTAATCCGCCGCGACGATAATGGCGCAGCACAAGCGCCTCTCCGTCTACGTCCAGAAATAACGTGGTTCCCCGGCCTTTCGCCTGACCGTTAACTGCACCTTTTTCCTGCCACCATTGCGGGTCAAACCACTGCGGTGTAATTTGCGGATATTCATCTGCGCAGGTCAGGATATGGTGACTGCCTGCTGACACTTGTTTTATCGCCATGCTACATCGTTAATGTGGTAAATTGGTCATTGTAATGAAAATTTCACAGTTTTCAGCTTTAGAGGTGGGTCCTTGAAGAAAAAGATTTGTTTGATGAGGTTGTCTGCTATTGGCGATGTCTGCCATGCGGCGGCGTTAGTCCATCGGATAAAACAACACTGGCCGGATGCAGAGTTAACCTGGGTCATCGGCAAAATTGAATATGAGCTGATGAAAATGTTGCCGGACGTCCGTTTTATCGTGTTCGATAAAAAGCAGGGCAAACAGGCCGTTAATGCCCTGCGCGAAGCCGTCAGCGGAGAATATTTTGATGCATTGCTGATGATGCAGGTGGCATTAAGAGCGAACCTGGCTTCAAGGGTTATCAAGGCCCGTGAGAGGATCGGCTTCGACTGGGCCAGAAGCAAAGAGCTTCACTGGCTGTTTGCCAATAAAAGGGTCAAAGCGAGGCAGCATGCGCATGTTCTGGACGGCTTCATGGATTTCGGCGACGCACTTGGTCTGCCTCCAGCCGGAAAGCCTGAGTGGGATTTACCCCTGCCTGAAAGTGCTTTTGAATTTGCCGCGGAACTGGCAGAAGAATATCGCCGTTATGCGGTAATCAGCCCTGCAGCAAGCAAAGCTGAAAGAAACTGGTTACCTGAGCGCTATGCGGCGGTTGCTGACCACCTGCATGAAAAAGGCATTCCTGTGATACTGTGCGGTGGCCCCGGGCCAGTTGACCGGCAACTTGCCGATGCCATTTTACGTTGCACCAGCCATATCGCCCGCGACCTGGTAGGTAAAACTTCATTGCACGATATGCTGGCCGTGCTTGAGCGGGCATCACTGGTGATCGCACCGGATACCGGCCCTGCACATATGGCAACGATGGCCGGCACTCCGGTTATCGGTTTATACGCCCACTCTAATCCCCGCCGGACCGGCCCGTACAATGATTTACAGCGCGTCGTGTCGGTTTACGATGAGTGTATTAAGGAGCAAACCGGCAAATCCTGGGAATCACTGCCCTGGGGAACAAGAGCGAAAGGACCGGACTTGATGTCCCGGATTTCAACAGCCAGTGTTATTCAAATGGTTGACCAGTTGCTGTAGATTTATTGGTTATTTTGTATGAATGTGATTTTCCTCAAAAAAAATCACGCAAAATGGCCAGAACCCTCTACACTGTATATACGCAAAATTCTATCAGACACGTTTCTTTAAGGATGAGGTGTCATTTGCTCATTTTCTTCCGCCAGGACGTTGCGACCAGACAGGGTCTCCCGCTGCTACGGATGCTTGTAGCCTGCATCATTCTGTGTATCACTTTTTCAGCCCATGCTTCTGAAGCGGCAGTGATTCTGAATAAAAATATTCAGCAACATCAACTTACCCGCAGTGAAGTGCGCGATATTTTTTCAGCCCGCAAACAGTACTGGCCCGATGGCACAAAAATTACGGTGTATGTGCTGGAATCAAATTCAGATGCTCACCGGGACTTTTGCCGGCAAGTGCTGAAAATGTTTCCCTATCAGCTGGAAAGGCTGTGGAATCAAATTATTTATTCCGGTCAGGGAGAACGGCCTAAGACTCTCGCAACTCAAACTGAAGTGCTGGAAGCCGTAGCCAGCACGCCGGGCGCCGTCGGCTATGCGTATCAGGGTACCTGGTCGCAGGACGTCAGGGAGGTTATCGTACCATGAAGTCTTTTCCTGCCATTTTTGTATTTTTCTTTTCTTCACTGGTCGCCCGGCACTGCCTGGCTGAAGATGCGTTCAGCTGGCACGGGTTTCTCTCTCAGGGAATAAGCCAGTCAATCGACAGCGACTTTATCCATGAAGATGATGAAATCAGCTTTGACCTCACTGAGTTGGGTATAAACATGCGCTACGACATGAACGCTTCCCTTGCTGTGGTCGGGCAGGCTGTTTATCTGAATGGCGGTAATCGCTATGAGCGCGGTGCCAGAATTGACTATTTGTTTGTCGACTGGCGTTTACCTGATATGGAAAACTGGACCGCAAATATCAACCTGGGCCGTTTTAAAAGTCCGCACTGGTTATATTCCGCCACCCGGGATGTACCGCAAACCCGTTCTACTATCATTCTCCCGCAGTCCATTTATTTCGATAATTTCCGTGATGTAGCGCTGGGCAGTGATGGAGTGTTACTGCAATTGTACCGCTCCTCTGACGAGGGAAATCTGAAGATAAACTGGAGTTACGGCAGTTCCCCCATGAGCAGCTATCAGACAAAAGCGTTGCTGGGCGAATTTGCACAGGGAGAATTGAAGCAGGACTATGCCCATCAGTTCAGTGTGTTCTGGCAGCCGCCGTCACTGGACTGGCAACTGGGCGCAAGCTGGCTGGATTCCGACTTCACTTACCATCCATCAGCCAATGAAAACCTGTTCGAGGGCGGAAGGACTGTCAGGTTATATACGTTGTCTGCGGTTTACTATGCGGAAAACTGGGAGTTTAATGCAGAGCTGCAGCGTAATCACAGTCGTGATTTCGGCGGCTATTCACCAGCCTTCTTTGATGAAAATAAAGGGGAAGGGGGATATGCGCAGATCCGTTACATGCTTAATTCTCAGTTTACCCTGACGCTGGGATACGACATGTATGTCTCCGACCGCAATGATCGTGATGGTGAAAAGCTTGAAGCGGCAACCGGTGGTGTCATTCCTGCTTATTTTGGCTATGAGAAAACCGCTACGGTAGGCGTTCAGTGGGATCCAAGGCCCAACTGGCGTATCCAGGCTGAGCACCACTGGGTAAACGGAGCCGGCCGGCTGACAAGCATTCCCGGCCCTCAGAATACACCAGACACAGCCGAGTACTGGCGAATGTGGGCAGTACAGGTTATGTACTGGTTCTGATATGAAAGTTAAAGTATCGGTTACCACCAAATTACTGAGCATTGTCGTTGCAATGATGCTTACTGTAACAGTCGCTATCGCGGTAATGCTGATTGCGCAGTCGCAAAGCAATATCGAGCAGCAGCACAAAGACTTCCAGCTTAAAAATCAGCGTCAGATGGCATGGATGGACGAATTGTTCACTGTAAGGCTGTTGGTCTGGGTGGAAACTTTTTCCCGCTGGGGCCATACCGAAACCTTATCAGAGCAGGAATTACTTAACGCTTTGAAAGAGTCTGAGGATGCGCTGAATGTCAGCCTGCAAATCAGTGACATGTGGCTGTTCAATGCAGACGGTAAGCTGATAACCGGTAACCGTGAAAAGATGCCCGTGTTCATACCGGAGATGGAGCAACATACCCGGGATCAAATTCGCCCGCAGAACCGGTTTGATTGTCGTGAGATGTGTTACCGCTACGTGACCGCGCCCATCATGATAGAAGATCAACAAATCGCGGTGCTGGTGCTCAGTTCCAGCTTCGGTGAACTTCTGGCTGCACTTTCCCAGTTTTCCAGCGCTTATAAAATTGCCATTGTGCGCTACGAAGGATACAGCGCTGACAATATTGATTTAAAAATTGTCAGTCAGTTGTCGAATCAGAATCAACAAATCGTCAATACTGTACTGGCGGCGACGCCTTCAGATGCCACCACTGAAGGGATGGTTGAACGGGGCGTGCTGGTCAAACAGGATAAGAAGCGCCTGCTGGTGAGCTTGCTGCCTATGTCTGAACAGCATTACTACATTCTGTTTATCCGCGATATTACGGCGGTCGTTGAGTCGGTAAACGCCTACCAGAACATGGTTATCGGTACAGCCATCACACTTTTCTTTCTCTTTACTGTTTTGCTGCTGTTACTTATCCACCAATATAAAACCAAGTTGCTTCAGCTGGTGGAGCGGCTACCGTTACTGGCAGAACACAGGTATCAGGAGTTTTCCCATGGCAGTAGTTTTCGCCGTCAATGGAAAGACAAGCTGTTCCCTGATGAACTCGATTTGCTGGAAGAAACGGCGCATAACCTTGCTGAACGGCTGGAAGAACAGGATTCAAAGATTGCAGCGTCGAACGCCCAGCTTGAAAACATGGCCATGTTTGATGGCCTGACAGGCCTGCCAAACCGCACAATGATGACCTTTCAGATTGAAAAACACATTGTGAACGCCACCCGTGATCAGGGGCTGGCTGCGGTGTTATTTCTCGACCTGGATGATTTTAAAAAGGTCAATGACAGTCACGGCCATGATGTCGGCGACAAATTAATTCATGCTGCTTCTGAGCGTATAGCCAATGCAGTAGGTGAACACGACCTGGTCGGGCGCTTTGGCGGAGATGAGTTTGTTATTTTACTCAGCAAAGTCCGTGATAAAAGTGAAGTGGAAGCGGTGGCGAAATCGGTTATTAACGTGTTTTCACGGCCTATTCAGGTAGATTCCCTGCCGTTTTACGTGTCTACCAGTATCGGTGTTGCCATCACTAATCAGCCCGAAACAACGGCGATGGAGCTGTTGCGGCATGCTGACATTGCCATGTATGAAGCCAAAGCATTGAAAGGCGCCTCTTTCAAACTTTACGATGCATCGATGAATATTAAGGTCATGCGTAAAGTAGAACTTGAGCGGGAAGCCCGTGTGGCGCTGAGAGAAAACCAGTTCAGTCTGGCATTGCAGCCGCAAATCAGTATTGATACTTTCCGGCTGGAAGGCTTTGAAGCGCTTATCCGCTGGTATCACCCGGTAAAAGGATATATTTCTCCGGGGGAATTCATTCCCATGCTGGAAAATACGCCGTTTATGCTGGAACTGGATTACTGGGTACTCACCCGTTCTCTGCGTATTCTCAATGAGTTGAATATCAGTGGATACAGTGAACTGAAAATGGCAATTAATATCTCTGCTGCACAGTTTTCAGATATCACACTGCCCAATTTTCTGGCCCAGCAACTGGCACTCTATGAGCTGGCTCCGGATAAAGTGGAGCTGGAGCTGACAGAAACCGCGCTGGTGTCTGATATGGATTCCGCCATTGATGTGTGCAAAGCCTTGCAGGATATGGGGTGTCTGGTGGCTATCGATGACTTCGGCACCGGTTATTCGTCGTTGAGTTACCTGAAATCCCTGCCTGTAGATTACGTAAAGATCGATCAGTCTTTTATCAGCGGCATGCTGGATAATCCGGAAGATGCCAATATTGTGGAATCTACCATCGCCCTCGTCAGAAGTCTGGGAAGAACCGTGATAGCTGAGGGGGTGGAAACGCCGGAACAACTGGGCAAACTGGGAGAGTTTTACTGTCATCAGGCCCAGGGTTATTTAATCAGCCCGCCCATTCCTGAAGCGCAACTCTGGGAGCGGCTGGAGAAAAACGTCAAAGACGGCTGCTGGCAAAATGTGGATAAACGCAACGCTGGCAGTTCTCAGCATCAGTTTGAGTTTTGATCTCAGAAATAATCCGCAAATGCCGGGCAAAGGTGTGCGAAAAAATTTACACTCCCCGTCTGCAGGTTTGAACCCTTGATACAGCAAGGCTGTACCCATCAATACCCAACCATTAGAATACGCGTTTTCGACGGCGGAGAGAAACATGTCACAGTCATTTATCACGCATTTGCGTGAGCAGATAGAAGAAGTAAAACAAGAAGGTCTGTACAAAAATGAGCGGGTTATTACTTCACAGCAGCAAGCTGACATTGCCGTCGACGATGGCAGTGAAGTCATTAACTTTTGCGCGAACAATTATTTAGGTCTGGCCAATCATCCGGATCTGGTATCGGCAGCCAAAGAAGGCCTGGACAGTCATGGATTTGGCATGGCGTCGGTGCGCTTTATCTGCGGTACGCAGGATATTCACAAACAACTGGAAGGGAAAATCAGCGATTTTCTGGGTACCGAAGACACCATTTTGTACCCGTCCTGTTTTGACGCCAATGGCGGCTTATTCGAAACCTTGCTCGGGCCGGAAGATGCGATCATTTCTGATGCACTGAATCACGCCAGCATCATCGACGGTGTGCGCTTATCCAAAGCAAAACGTTACCGCTATGCAAATAACGATATGGACGCACTCGAAGCGCAACTTAAGCAGGCCGTTGCTGATGGCGCACGGTTTAAAATTATCGCCACCGACGGTGTGTTTTCCATGGACGGCGTTATCGCCAACCTGAAAGGCGTGTGCGATCTTGCAGACAAATACGATGCGATGGTGATGGTTGATGACTGTCACGCTACCGGTTTTCTCGGTGAAAATGGCCGTGGCAGCCACGAATACTGTGACGTTATTGGCCGCGTTGACATCATCACCGGCACGCTGGGTAAAGCCCTTGGCGGAGCATCCGGCGGTTACACCTCCGGCAAGAAAGAAATTGTTGAATGGTTACGTCAGCGCTCACGTCCGTACCTGTTTTCTAATTCCGTTGCGCCTCCCATCGTATCTGCCTCACTGAAAGTGTTCGATATGATGGCTGACGGTCATGCACTGCGTGAGCAACTGTGGAAAAACGCTGTGCATTTCCGTACACGCATGGAAGAAGCGGGCTTTACTCTGGCGGGTAAAGATCACGCCATCATTCCGGTTATGTTAGGTGATGCCCGTCTGGCCAGTGAAATGGCCGAAAAAATGCTGGCGAAAGGTATTTATGTTGTGGGCTTCTCTTATCCCGTCGTACCAAAAGGTCAGGCCCGTATCCGCACGCAAATGTCAGCCGGCCACACCATTGAGCATGTAGATAAAGCTGTGGATGCGTTTATCGAAGTGGGTAAAGAGTTAGGAGTTATCTGATGAAGTCACTGGTAAAAGCGCATCGCGAACCCGGGATCTGGATGCAGGATACGGCAGAGCCGGAAGTGGGTCACAACGATCTGCTGATCAAAATTCGTAAAACCGCTATTTGCGGTACCGACATGCATATTTATAACTGGGACGAATGGTCTCAGAAAACCATCCCTGTACCCATGGTCGTTGGTCATGAGTATGTGGGTGAAGTTGTGGGCATGGGTCAGGAGGTGGCCGGTTTCAAAATTGGTGACAGAGTGTCCGGTGAAGGTCATATCACCTGCGGGCATTGCCGTAACTGCCGTGCCGGGCGTCGTCATCTGTGCCGGAATACCGAAGGGGTTGGTGTTAACCGGGCCGGTGCTTTTGCAGAATATCTGGTGATTCCGGCGTTCAACGCATTCCGCATTCCTGACAATATCAGCGATGATATGGCGTCAATCTTCGACCCGTTCGGTAACGCTGTACATACTGCATTGTCCTTTGATCTGGTCGGTGAAGATGTGCTGATTACCGGTGCCGGTCCTATCGGTATTATGGCTGCGGCAGTAGCGAAGCATGTTGGTGCACGTCATGTGGTGATCACTGACTTAAACCCGTACCGTCTTGAACTGGCCGAAAAAATGGGTGCAACCCGTGCGGTCAACGTGGGTACCACCTCATTAAAAGATGTCATGAACGAACTGGGCATGACCGAAGGCTTCGATGTGGGCCTTGAGATGTCCGGTGTCCCTGCTGCTTTCCGTGACATGTTAGATAAGATGAATAATGGCGGAAAGGTTGCTATGCTGGGGATCCCGCCAACTGATGTGGCGGTAGACTGGAATCAGGTGATTTTCAAAGGCTTAACCATCAAAGGTATTTACGGCCGTGAAATGTTTGAAACCTGGTACAAGATGGCCAGTCTGTTACAAAGTGGTCTGGATATTTCTCCTGTTATTACCCATCAGTACAGTATCGACGATTTTCAGAAAGGGTTCGATACCATGGGGTCAGGGCAGTCCGGAAAAGTTATTCTTAACTGGTAGTTATCAACAATGTCAGAATTTCAGCATATCAGCGTACAGGATGCAGCAGCCAGACTCGGCGAGTTTGCGGTTGTCGATATTCGTGATCCGCAATCTTTTGCAACAGGGCACATGCCTGATGCTCTTCATCTCAGTAATGACAATTTCGCTGAATTTCTGACAAACACTGCCAAAGACAAACCCGTGCTGGTGGTGTGCTATCACGGCGTCAGCAGCCAGCAGGCGGCTAACGTTATCGCGCAGCAGGGCTACGATTCCGTGTACAGCATGGACGGCGGCTTTGAAGCGTGGAAGCTCTCTCAGGATGTGGTGACAGCATAAACGTGAGTACACCGTTAATTGCTATTACCAATGAAAGTTACGCTCATCTGCTGGCGAATTATCTGACCAGCCAGCAGTTACCTTCTCAGGTTGCAGATTCTGAAAAAGAGGGTGAGTACATTATTGTACTCGCTGATGGCGGAGACATTAGCCGTGCGACTGCAATTTGCGAAGAGTTCATCCGTCAGCCAGGCCATCCTAAATATCAGCAGGCTGCCTGGGAAAACGGTGAGCACGTGGCATTACATCCTTCGAAATCCGGTAATCTCGGCATCGGCAATTTGTTGTCGTGGGCGAAAACTGCGCCGTTCGCAGCCTCCGTTCTGTTCATCTGTACACTGGTTTATGCCTTATCCTGGCTCGGCTTCTTCGGTACTGTCAGTCAGTACCTGAAAATGCAGCCTGTGGGACAGTTGCTGCAAACCCATGAGTACTGGCGCCTGATTACCCCTGCATTCATACATTTCTCTGCATTACATTTTATTTTTAATCTGTTGTGGTGGAGTATGCTGGGCGCGCAGATTGAACGCACCTTTGGTTTCTCCATGTTACTGCTGGTGTTTGTGGTCTCCGCGATAGCATCAAATCTCGCGCAGGCTGTGGTAAGTGGTCCTGCCTTCGGCGGTTTGTCCGGTGTGGTTTATGCCGTACTCGGATTCGTATGGTGGATTGGCTGGCTGAGACCATCCTGGGGATTATCTATTCCCAAAGCCATTGTTGGCTTTATGCTGGTGTGGCTGGTACTGGGCTATGCTGATGTGCTGTGGGTGAACATGGCCAACACGGCTCATACTGTCGGCCTCATCAGCGGTTGTTTGATGGCGGCGTTACTGGCACTGGGCTCAGGCCGCCGCAAACCGGCTCAGCTGTGATACAGATACTTGGTAAAGATGACGTCTTTTACAATGCTTGCGCCGGTCTCTTTACGCATGTGATCCTGCAGCGCCTTTAAAATTGCCAGCCGGATGTCTTCCCGTCCGGTGAGCGATTTCACTTTATCTTCCGGTTGCTGACCAAATATCTCGATGGCTGTCGCACGCAATAGTGGCAGGTGATGCTCTGCAATATCGAGTACATCCACACTGTCTATCATCAATTCTACCGTGACCCGCACATAGCCAAGTTTTTTCGCGGAAGGACCAATGTAATTAGTAATAATGTCCGGCTCCAGGCTTAAATACCCGTAGTTCGGAGCATCCTGGGCATGGCTTGAAAAGCTCAGCAGGCTACAAAGTAATGACAACGCTGCGAATGCACGAAGAGATAACATTTTCATAGGCTATACAGAATTTCAGTCAGTTAACGCGTTACAAGTATGAGTGTAGTTTAGCAAACGCCGCGAAATAAACACCGCAATATAGGGTATCTTTGCACAGGACTTTGGGCTCAGTGCTATACCAATGCTAAGATAGGACCGTTATCTTCAATGGTGTATTAGTCTTTGGAATTAGATTTAACCTTTCCCGCCGGTCTTGATGTTGCCTGGGAAGCTGCCAGTGCTGCTCAGGCTTTGCCGGTCTGTGCCCGTTCCTGGTTGCTGGACACCGGCTCACTGACCGACCGGATAGAATCCCTTACAGACAAA encodes the following:
- a CDS encoding putative bifunctional diguanylate cyclase/phosphodiesterase, producing the protein MKVKVSVTTKLLSIVVAMMLTVTVAIAVMLIAQSQSNIEQQHKDFQLKNQRQMAWMDELFTVRLLVWVETFSRWGHTETLSEQELLNALKESEDALNVSLQISDMWLFNADGKLITGNREKMPVFIPEMEQHTRDQIRPQNRFDCREMCYRYVTAPIMIEDQQIAVLVLSSSFGELLAALSQFSSAYKIAIVRYEGYSADNIDLKIVSQLSNQNQQIVNTVLAATPSDATTEGMVERGVLVKQDKKRLLVSLLPMSEQHYYILFIRDITAVVESVNAYQNMVIGTAITLFFLFTVLLLLLIHQYKTKLLQLVERLPLLAEHRYQEFSHGSSFRRQWKDKLFPDELDLLEETAHNLAERLEEQDSKIAASNAQLENMAMFDGLTGLPNRTMMTFQIEKHIVNATRDQGLAAVLFLDLDDFKKVNDSHGHDVGDKLIHAASERIANAVGEHDLVGRFGGDEFVILLSKVRDKSEVEAVAKSVINVFSRPIQVDSLPFYVSTSIGVAITNQPETTAMELLRHADIAMYEAKALKGASFKLYDASMNIKVMRKVELEREARVALRENQFSLALQPQISIDTFRLEGFEALIRWYHPVKGYISPGEFIPMLENTPFMLELDYWVLTRSLRILNELNISGYSELKMAINISAAQFSDITLPNFLAQQLALYELAPDKVELELTETALVSDMDSAIDVCKALQDMGCLVAIDDFGTGYSSLSYLKSLPVDYVKIDQSFISGMLDNPEDANIVESTIALVRSLGRTVIAEGVETPEQLGKLGEFYCHQAQGYLISPPIPEAQLWERLEKNVKDGCWQNVDKRNAGSSQHQFEF
- a CDS encoding flagellar basal body-associated protein FliL encodes the protein MKMLSLRAFAALSLLCSLLSFSSHAQDAPNYGYLSLEPDIITNYIGPSAKKLGYVRVTVELMIDSVDVLDIAEHHLPLLRATAIEIFGQQPEDKVKSLTGREDIRLAILKALQDHMRKETGASIVKDVIFTKYLYHS
- the coaD gene encoding pantetheine-phosphate adenylyltransferase — protein: MHTRAIYPGTFDPITNGHADLIERASQMFSHVIVAIASNPSKKPLFSLEERVEMIREVTRDLPNVEVRGFTGLLAAFADEINATILIRGLRAVSDFEYEFQLANMNRRLNPKLESVFLTPAEENSFISSTLVKEVALHKGKVTDFCHPVVEEALKQRFHGK
- a CDS encoding glycine C-acetyltransferase yields the protein MSQSFITHLREQIEEVKQEGLYKNERVITSQQQADIAVDDGSEVINFCANNYLGLANHPDLVSAAKEGLDSHGFGMASVRFICGTQDIHKQLEGKISDFLGTEDTILYPSCFDANGGLFETLLGPEDAIISDALNHASIIDGVRLSKAKRYRYANNDMDALEAQLKQAVADGARFKIIATDGVFSMDGVIANLKGVCDLADKYDAMVMVDDCHATGFLGENGRGSHEYCDVIGRVDIITGTLGKALGGASGGYTSGKKEIVEWLRQRSRPYLFSNSVAPPIVSASLKVFDMMADGHALREQLWKNAVHFRTRMEEAGFTLAGKDHAIIPVMLGDARLASEMAEKMLAKGIYVVGFSYPVVPKGQARIRTQMSAGHTIEHVDKAVDAFIEVGKELGVI
- a CDS encoding glycosyltransferase family 9 protein, which encodes MRLSAIGDVCHAAALVHRIKQHWPDAELTWVIGKIEYELMKMLPDVRFIVFDKKQGKQAVNALREAVSGEYFDALLMMQVALRANLASRVIKARERIGFDWARSKELHWLFANKRVKARQHAHVLDGFMDFGDALGLPPAGKPEWDLPLPESAFEFAAELAEEYRRYAVISPAASKAERNWLPERYAAVADHLHEKGIPVILCGGPGPVDRQLADAILRCTSHIARDLVGKTSLHDMLAVLERASLVIAPDTGPAHMATMAGTPVIGLYAHSNPRRTGPYNDLQRVVSVYDECIKEQTGKSWESLPWGTRAKGPDLMSRISTASVIQMVDQLL
- a CDS encoding 3-deoxy-D-manno-octulosonic acid kinase translates to MAIKQVSAGSHHILTCADEYPQITPQWFDPQWWQEKGAVNGQAKGRGTTLFLDVDGEALVLRHYRRGGLPGKLLDDQYVFGGLEATRPFKELRLLSAMRDQGLNVPRPVAAHVQRSGLVYRGDLITAMIPESQDLHAVLCRQPLPEDRWFATGVAVARMHRAGVYHHDLNVRNVMIDSREEIWIIDFDRCDFRAGDKWKTRNVARFLRSLVKEKNKHAGFHWQQSDWNAFLEGLQSV
- the tdh gene encoding L-threonine 3-dehydrogenase produces the protein MKSLVKAHREPGIWMQDTAEPEVGHNDLLIKIRKTAICGTDMHIYNWDEWSQKTIPVPMVVGHEYVGEVVGMGQEVAGFKIGDRVSGEGHITCGHCRNCRAGRRHLCRNTEGVGVNRAGAFAEYLVIPAFNAFRIPDNISDDMASIFDPFGNAVHTALSFDLVGEDVLITGAGPIGIMAAAVAKHVGARHVVITDLNPYRLELAEKMGATRAVNVGTTSLKDVMNELGMTEGFDVGLEMSGVPAAFRDMLDKMNNGGKVAMLGIPPTDVAVDWNQVIFKGLTIKGIYGREMFETWYKMASLLQSGLDISPVITHQYSIDDFQKGFDTMGSGQSGKVILNW
- the glpE gene encoding thiosulfate sulfurtransferase GlpE, translating into MSEFQHISVQDAAARLGEFAVVDIRDPQSFATGHMPDALHLSNDNFAEFLTNTAKDKPVLVVCYHGVSSQQAANVIAQQGYDSVYSMDGGFEAWKLSQDVVTA
- the glpG gene encoding rhomboid family intramembrane serine protease GlpG translates to MSTPLIAITNESYAHLLANYLTSQQLPSQVADSEKEGEYIIVLADGGDISRATAICEEFIRQPGHPKYQQAAWENGEHVALHPSKSGNLGIGNLLSWAKTAPFAASVLFICTLVYALSWLGFFGTVSQYLKMQPVGQLLQTHEYWRLITPAFIHFSALHFIFNLLWWSMLGAQIERTFGFSMLLLVFVVSAIASNLAQAVVSGPAFGGLSGVVYAVLGFVWWIGWLRPSWGLSIPKAIVGFMLVWLVLGYADVLWVNMANTAHTVGLISGCLMAALLALGSGRRKPAQL